The region GCGAAAACTTCCAATTGTGTTTTTCTTCTTCCAGACGTCTTAGCAATCTTTGGCGTTGTTCTTCTTTACTCAAATGCAAAAAGAACTTCATTACAATAGTTCCGTTTTGCGCAATATGTTTCTCAAAATTATTGATTTGTTTGATTCGTTCTTCCCAAAATTCTTCCGTAATATCATCTACAGAATTGATATCCGGTAAATTCTCAGACAAAATATATTCAGGATGTACGCGTGTTACCAAGACATTTTCGTAATGTGTTCTGTTAAAAATTGCAAACTTCCCTTTTTCCGGCAAAGCAATATAATGACGCCATAAATAATCGTGTTCCAATTCGCTCGAATTTGGCGTTTTAAAACTATGCACCACCACTCCACGCGGATTAAATTCTTTAAAAACTTCCCGAATCAAACTGTCTTTTCCCGAAGTATCCATTCCCTGAAGGCAAATCAAAACCGCATATTTGTTGTGTGCGTACATGACATCCTGTAAATCACTCAATTTCGCCTGAACCTTATCGAGTTTTTCTTCTTTTTCATCATCGTCCGCATCCACTTTTAATAAAGTTGGAAGTTTGCTTAACTTAATTTTATCTGTAACTTTAAAATCTTTCGGGTCTATTGATTTCATATTTCGCATTTTTAATTATCATAAATATACTACTTTTAC is a window of Flavobacterium crocinum DNA encoding:
- a CDS encoding PPK2 family polyphosphate kinase — protein: MKSIDPKDFKVTDKIKLSKLPTLLKVDADDDEKEEKLDKVQAKLSDLQDVMYAHNKYAVLICLQGMDTSGKDSLIREVFKEFNPRGVVVHSFKTPNSSELEHDYLWRHYIALPEKGKFAIFNRTHYENVLVTRVHPEYILSENLPDINSVDDITEEFWEERIKQINNFEKHIAQNGTIVMKFFLHLSKEEQRQRLLRRLEEEKHNWKFSPGDLKERGYWDEYMKYYEEAINKTSTSHAPWYIVPADDKEMSRYIVAKIIWEEMKTHTDIKEPELDEKTAMNIELYKKELGEK